A part of Macaca mulatta isolate MMU2019108-1 chromosome 12, T2T-MMU8v2.0, whole genome shotgun sequence genomic DNA contains:
- the OSGEPL1 gene encoding tRNA N6-adenosine threonylcarbamoyltransferase, mitochondrial isoform X2, which translates to MEAHALTIRLTNKVEFPFLVLLISGGHCLLALVQGVSDFLLLGKSLDIAPGDMLDKVARRLSLIKHPECSTMSGGKAIEHLAKQGNRFHFDIKPPLHHAKNCDFSFTGLQQVTNKRIMKKEKEEGIEEGQVLSSAADIAATVQHTMACHIVKRTHRAILFCKQRDLLPQNNAVLVASGGVASNFYVRRALEILTNATQCTLLCPPPRLCTDNGIMIAWNGIERLRAGLGILHDIEGIRYEPKCPLGVDISKEVGEAAIKVPQLKMEI; encoded by the exons ATGGAGGCTCATGCACTTACTATTAGGTTGACCAATAAAGTagaatttccttttttagttcttttgatTTCTGGAGGTCACTGTCTATTGGCATTAGTTCAAGGAGTTTCAGATTTTCTGCTTCTTGGAAAGTCTTTGGACATAGCACCAGGTGACATGCTTGACAAG GTGGCAAGAAGACTTTCTTTAATAAAACATCCAGAGTGCTCCACCATGAGTGGTGGGAAAGCCATAGAACATTTGGCCAAACAAGGAAATAGATTTCATTTTGACATCAAACCTCCCTTGCATCATGCTAAAaactgtgatttttcttttactggACTTCAACAAGTTACtaataaaagaataatgaaaaaggaaaaagaggaag GTATTGAGGAGGGGCAAGTCCTGTCTTCAGCTGCAGACATTGCTGCCACAGTACAGCACACAATGGCATGTCATATTGTGAAAAGAACACATCGGGCTATTCTGTTTTGTAAGCAGAGAGACTTGTTACCTCAAAATAATGCAGTACTG GTTGCATCTGGTGGTGTTGCAAGTAACTTCTATGTCCGCAGAGCTCTGGAAATTTTAACAAACGCAACACAGTGCACTTTGTTGTGTCCTCCTCCCAGACTGTGCACTGATAATGGCATTATGATTGCATG GAACGGTATTGAAAGACTACGTGCTGGCTTGGGCATTTTACATGACATAGAAGGCATCCGCTATGAACCAAA ATGTCCTCTTGGAGTAGACATATCAAAAGAAGTTGGAGAAGCTGCCATAAAAGtaccacaattaaaaatggaGATATGA